In the Deinococcus arcticus genome, one interval contains:
- a CDS encoding 3D domain-containing protein, translated as MSQFAFAWIRTAAVVLLGTAGATPALPAGSLATEAVRDALTVRAPAAPAAPQQAAQNRAAAIAQAQRPTEQRPSEPVAITPIRGRSVVARSTAYNSLPNQTDSTPFITATGTRTRPGVVALSRDLLRIFPYGTRVIIEDLSGRYTNMLRGRVFVVEDTMAARKTNSVDIWMPTRTEALNWGARQIRITAIR; from the coding sequence ATGTCTCAATTTGCTTTTGCCTGGATTCGCACTGCTGCTGTTGTCTTGCTGGGAACGGCAGGCGCCACCCCGGCCCTCCCTGCCGGCTCGCTGGCCACCGAGGCCGTCCGTGACGCCCTGACCGTGCGGGCCCCCGCTGCACCTGCGGCTCCCCAGCAGGCCGCCCAGAACCGCGCCGCTGCCATTGCCCAGGCGCAGCGCCCGACTGAGCAGCGGCCCAGTGAGCCTGTGGCGATCACGCCCATCCGTGGGCGCTCCGTGGTGGCCCGCTCTACGGCCTACAACAGCCTGCCCAACCAGACCGACAGCACGCCGTTCATCACGGCCACCGGCACCCGCACCCGCCCCGGTGTGGTGGCCCTGTCGCGCGACCTGCTGCGCATCTTTCCGTACGGCACCCGCGTGATCATTGAGGACCTGAGTGGCCGCTACACCAACATGCTGCGTGGCCGGGTGTTCGTGGTGGAAGACACCATGGCGGCCCGCAAGACCAACAGCGTGGACATCTGGATGCCCACCCGCACCGAGGCCCTGAACTGGGGCGCGCGCCAGATTCGGATCACCGCCATTCGCTAG